From Corynebacterium sp. BD556, the proteins below share one genomic window:
- the pyrF gene encoding orotidine-5'-phosphate decarboxylase: protein MGFGERLVEAGRAHGRLCVGIDPHSALLSAWGLGETVEGLREFSEICVEAFAGHVALIKPQVAFYERFGSAGFAVLEQTLKALREAGSIVVADAKRGDIGSTMQGYASAWLEPGGALEADALTLTPFLGVGSLAPAIEMAQRAGKGVFVMAANSNPEAQSFQAQECEGMSISQQMVDACAKFNTGEDVGAVGVVVGATVVKPPRLDHLNGPVLLPGVGAQGGTLERVLAIAGDGAHLFFPNVSRSVLSAGPDVNELRKCAFELGKRLK, encoded by the coding sequence ATGGGATTCGGTGAGCGCCTCGTTGAGGCGGGCAGGGCCCACGGCCGGCTTTGCGTTGGCATCGACCCGCACTCGGCGCTTCTGAGCGCTTGGGGCCTTGGTGAGACTGTTGAGGGGCTGCGCGAGTTTTCTGAGATTTGTGTCGAGGCCTTCGCTGGACACGTCGCCTTAATCAAACCGCAGGTCGCGTTCTACGAGCGTTTCGGCTCGGCTGGGTTCGCAGTGTTGGAGCAAACCCTCAAGGCCCTGCGCGAGGCCGGTAGCATCGTCGTCGCCGACGCGAAGCGAGGCGACATCGGCTCTACTATGCAAGGCTACGCCTCAGCTTGGTTGGAGCCTGGCGGCGCCTTGGAAGCGGACGCGTTAACCTTAACTCCTTTCCTCGGTGTCGGTTCCCTTGCGCCCGCCATTGAGATGGCGCAGCGCGCCGGCAAAGGCGTGTTTGTCATGGCGGCGAATTCGAACCCGGAGGCGCAAAGCTTCCAGGCCCAAGAGTGCGAAGGCATGAGTATTTCCCAGCAAATGGTGGATGCGTGCGCGAAGTTCAACACCGGCGAAGATGTCGGCGCTGTGGGAGTCGTGGTGGGCGCAACCGTTGTTAAGCCTCCTCGTCTCGACCACCTTAACGGGCCCGTTCTTCTGCCCGGTGTGGGCGCGCAAGGTGGCACGCTCGAAAGGGTTCTTGCCATCGCCGGGGATGGGGCGCACCTGTTTTTCCCCAATGTTTCGCGGAGTGTACTAAGCGCAGGACCCGATGTGAACGAGTTGCGAAAATGCGCGTTTGAACTGGGGAAACGCCTAAAGTAG
- the mihF gene encoding integration host factor, actinobacterial type, whose product MALPQLTDEQRKEALAKAAEARKQRAELKASLKRGDTTLKDVLDKAESDEIIGKTKVSALLEAMPKVGKVKAREIMDELEIAQTRRLRGLGERQRRALLERFGFNED is encoded by the coding sequence GTGGCCCTTCCACAGCTGACCGATGAGCAACGCAAGGAAGCACTTGCAAAGGCAGCAGAGGCTCGCAAGCAGCGTGCCGAGCTGAAGGCTTCCCTCAAGCGTGGGGACACCACCTTGAAGGACGTTCTCGACAAGGCCGAGTCCGACGAGATCATCGGCAAGACCAAGGTTTCCGCTCTCCTCGAAGCGATGCCGAAGGTGGGCAAGGTCAAGGCCCGCGAGATCATGGATGAGCTGGAGATCGCCCAGACCCGCCGTCTGCGTGGCCTCGGTGAGCGTCAGCGCCGCGCCTTGCTGGAGCGCTTCGGTTTCAACGAGGACTAA